The Brassica napus cultivar Da-Ae chromosome C7, Da-Ae, whole genome shotgun sequence genome has a segment encoding these proteins:
- the LOC106410295 gene encoding leucine-rich repeat receptor-like serine/threonine-protein kinase BAM2 produces the protein MKLLLILLLLLHISLSFAAVHQISELRALLSLKSSLTSSKNDQHSPLASWNLSTSFCLWTGVTCDASLRHVTSLYLSGLNLSGTLSSSVSHLPLLRNLSLAANQISGHIPPEMASLSELRLLNLSNNVFNGSFPDELSAGLVNLRVLDLYNNNLTGDLPVSLTNLTELRHLHLGGNYFAGRIPPAYGSWPALEYLAVSGNELAGKIPPEIGNLTALRELYIGYFNAFDGGLPPEIGNLSDLLRLDAANCGLRGEIPPEIGRLRRLDTLFLQVNAFSGTLPPELGTISSLKSMDLSNNMFTGEIPPSFEQLRNLTLLNLFRNKLYGAIPEFIGDMPGLEVLQLWENNFTGSIPRKLGGNGRLVILDLSSNKLTGTLPPNMCFGNRLVTVITLGNFLFGSIPDSLGKCESLTRIRMGQNFLNGSIPNGLFGLPELSQVELQDNYLTGELPLPISGGVSVNLGQISLSNNQLSGPLPPAIGNFSGVQKLLLDGNKFSGPIPSEIGRLQQLSKLDFSHNLFSGGIAPEISRCKLLTYVDLSRNELSGEIPNEITSMRILNYLNVSRNHLVGSIPATISSMQSLTSVDFSYNNLSGLVPSTGQFGYFNHTSFLGNSDLCGPYLGPCNQPHHVRPLSPTTKLLLVLGLLFCSMVFAIAAIVKARSLRNAAESKAWRLTAFQRLDFTCDDLLVCLKEDNIIGKGGAGIVYKGVMPSGDLVAVKRLATMSHGSSHDHGFNAEIQTLGRIRHRHIVRLLGFCSNHETNLLVYEYMPNGSLGEVLHGKKGGHLHWDTRYKIALEAAKGLCYLHHGCSPLIVHRDVKSNNILLDSNFEAHVADFGLAKFLQDSGASECMSAIAGSYGYIAPEYAYTLKVDEKSDVYSFGVVLLELVTGRKPVGEFGDGVDIVQWVRSMTDSNKECVLKVIDHRLSSVPVHEVTHVFYVALLCVEEQAVARPTMREVVQILTELPKIPLSKQLAVESDVTEKSPAVDEDLLSN, from the exons ATGAAACTTCTTCTCatcctcctccttctcctccaCATTTCCCTCTCCTTCGCCGCCGTTCATCAAATCTCCGAGCTCCGTGCTCTTCTCTCACTCAAATCCTCCCTCACCAGCAGCAAAAACGACCAACACTCGCCTCTCGCCTCATGGAACCTCTCCACAAGCTTCTGCCTATGGACAGGAGTCACGTGCGACGCCTCTCTCCGTCACGTGACCTCCCTCTACCTATCCGGCCTCAACCTCTCGGGGACTCTCTCCTCCTCCGTATCTCACTTACCTCTCTTGCGAAACCTCTCCCTCGCCGCTAACCAGATCTCGGGCCACATCCCCCCGGAGATGGCCAGCCTCTCGGAGCTCCGCCTTCTGAACCTCTCCAACAACGTCTTCAACGGCTCGTTCCCCGACGAGCTCTCCGCCGGATTGGTGAACCTCCGGGTCCTCGATTTGTACAACAACAACTTAACCGGAGACTTGCCCGTCTCCCTCACCAACCTGACGGAGCTCCGTCACCTCCACCTCGGCGGGAACTACTTCGCCGGAAGAATCCCGCCGGCGTACGGAAGCTGGCCTGCTCTCGAGTATTTAGCAGTTTCCGGCAACGAACTCGCCGGAAAAATCCCCCCGGAGATCGGAAACCTAACGGCTCTCCGGGAGCTCTACATCGGATACTTCAACGCCTTCGACGGCGGTCTTCCGCCGGAGATCGGAAACCTATCGGACCTCCTCAGGCTCGACGCCGCGAACTGCGGGTTGAGAGGAGAGATTCCGCCGGAGATCGGGAGGCTTCGGAGGCTCGACACGCTCTTCCTTCAGGTGAACGCCTTCTCGGGGACGTTACCGCCGGAGCTGGGAACGATCTCGAGCTTGAAATCGATGGATCTGTCTAACAACATGTTCACCGGAGAGATCCCACCGAGTTTCGAGCAGCTGAGGAATCTGACGCTACTGAATCTGTTCAGGAACAAGCTGTACGGCGCTATACCGGAGTTCATCGGCGATATGCCGGGGCTCGAGGTGTTGCAGCTGTGGGAGAACAACTTCACCGGTAGCATCCCTCGGAAGCTAGGGGGGAACGGTAGGCTGGTGATTCTTGACCTCTCCTCCAACAAACTCACCGGAACTTTGCCGCCTAATATGTGCTTCGGTAACCGGTTAGTGACGGTGATCACCCTCGGCAACTTCTTGTTCGGTTCGATCCCTGATTCGCTTGGGAAATGCGAGTCTTTGACCCGGATCCGAATGGGTCAGAATTTCCTTAACGGGTCGATTCCCAACGGGCTTTTCGGGTTACCCGAGTTATCTCAAGTGGAGCTCCAAGACAATTACCTCACGGGAGAGTTGCCGTTACCGATAAGCGGAGGAGTGTCTGTTAACCTCGGTCAGATCAGTCTTTCGAATAACCAACTCTCCGGTCCGTTACCGCCGGCCATCGGGAACTTCTCCGGCGTCCAGAAACTGCTCTTGGACGGTAACAAGTTCTCCGGTCCGATTCCGTCGGAGATAGGGAGGCTTCAGCAGCTTTCGAAGCTTGATTTCAGCCACAATCTGTTCTCCGGCGGGATCGCGCCGGAGATCAGCCGCTGTAAGCTGCTGACGTACGTCGACCTGAGCCGTAACGAGCTCTCAGGTGAGATCCCTAACGAGATCACGAGCATGAGGATCTTGAATTACTTGAATGTTTCGAGAAACCATCTCGTTGGTTCGATCCCCGCGACGATATCGTCGATGCAGAGTTTAACATCTGTTGATTTCTCTTACAACAACCTCTCCGGTTTGGTTCCCAGCACTGGGCAGTTCGGTTACTTTAATCACACATCCTTCTTGGGTAATTCTGATCTTTGCGGTCCCTATTTGGGTCCTTGCAACCAGCCTCATCATGTCAGACCTCTATCCCCTACTACAAAGCTCTTACTCGTCCTCGGACTGCTGTTCTGTTCCATGGTGTTTGCTATAGCTGCCATAGTCAAAGCCAGGTCCTTGAGAAACGCCGCCGAGTCCAAGGCTTGGAGATTGACTGCTTTCCAGAGACTAGACTTCACTTGCGATGACCTCTTGGTCTGTCTCAAGGAAGACAACATCATAGGCAAAGGCGGCGCCGGGATTGTCTACAAAGGCGTGATGCCTAGCGGCGACCTAGTAGCGGTCAAGAGATTGGCTACAATGTCTCACGGATCTTCTCATGACCATGGGTTCAACGCGGAGATTCAGACTTTAGGTAGGATCAGACACAGACACATTGTTAGGCTGCTTGGGTTTTGCTCTAACCATGAAACGAATCTCCTCGTGTACGAGTACATGCCCAACGGTAGCCTTGGAGAGGTCCTTCACGGAAAGAAAGGAGGTCATCTGCATTGGGACACACGTTACAAGATTGCTCTTGAAGCAGCCAAGGGTCTTTGCTACCTCCACCATGGCTGTTCTCCTTTGATCGTCCACAGAGATGTTAAATCCAACAACATCCTCCTAGACTCCAACTTTGAAGCTCATGTCGCCGACTTTGGTCTCGCCAAGTTCTTACAAGACTCCGGTGCTTCTGAGTGTATGTCTGCAATTGCCGGCTCCTACGGCTACATCGCTCCAG AGTATGCGTATACATTGAAGGTAGATGAGAAGAGCGATGTGTACAGCTTCGGTGTTGTTCTTTTGGAACTCGTCACCGGAAGGAAACCCGTCGGAGAATTCGGAGACGGCGTGGATATCGTTCAGTGGGTGCGAAGCATGACGGATTCGAACAAGGAATGTGTGCTCAAAGTTATCGACCATAGACTCTCTTCTGTACCCGTCCACGAAGTAACGCACGTCTTCTACGTTGCGTTGCTTTGCGTTGAAGAACAGGCGGTGGCGAGGCCGACGATGAGGGAAGTCGTTCAGATCCTCACCGAGCTCCCAAAGATCCCTCTTTCGAAACAGCTGGCGGTGGAATCAGACGTGACGGAGAAATCTCCGGCAGTAGATGAAGATCTCCTCAGTAATTAG
- the LOC106397217 gene encoding 1-aminocyclopropane-1-carboxylate synthase 9: MKQLSTKVTSNAHGQDSSYFLGWEEYEKNPYDEIKNPNGIIQMGLAENQLCFDLIETWLAKNPDAAGLKKDGQSIFKELALFQDYHGLPEFKKALAEFMEEIRGNRVTFDPSKIVLAAGSTSANETLMFCLAEPGDAFLLPTPYYPGFDRDLKWRTGAEIVPIHCSSSNGFQITESALQQAQKLDLKVKGVLVTNPSNPLGTMLTRRELNLLVDFITSKNIHLISDEIYSGTVFGFEQFVSVMDVLKDKKLENSEVSKRVHVVYSLSKDLGLPGFRVGAIYSNDEMVVSAATKMSSFGLVSSQTQYLLSALLSDKKFTGTYLNENQKRLKIRQNQLVSGLEAAGVTCLKSNAGLFCWVDMRHLLDTNTFEAELELWKKIVYEVKLNISPGSSCHCTEPGWFRVCFANMSEETLDLAMQRLKEYVESTDSRRLISKSSYERIKSLRKRTVSNWVFRVSWTDRVPDER; the protein is encoded by the exons atgaaacagtTGTCGACAAAAGTGACAAGCAATGCTCATGGACAAGACTCTTCCTACTTCTTGGGATGGGAAGAATACGAGAAGAACCCTTACGACGAAATCAAGAACCCTAATGGGATTATTCAAATGGGTCTTGCCGAAAATCag CTATGTTTTGATCTCATAGAGACATGGTTAGCTAAGAATCCGGACGCAGCCGGGCTCAAGAAGGACGGCCAATCCATTTTCAAAGAGCTTGCTCTCTTCCAAGACTATCATGGCCTACCCGAGTTCAAGAAG GCTTTGGCAGAGTTTATGGAGGAAATAAGAGGTAATAGAGTAACATTTGATCCAAGCAAGATTGTCCTAGCTGCTGGTTCAACCTCTGCCAACGAAACTCTCATGTTTTGTCTAGCGGAACCCGGCGATGCTTTTCTTTTACCCACTCCTTACTATCCAGG ATTTGATAGGGATTTGAAATGGAGAACGGGAGCAGAGATCGTGCCGATTCATTGCTCGAGCTCTAATGGGTTCCAAATAACAGAATCAGCTCTTCAACAAGCTCAGAAGCTTGATCTTAAGGTCAAAGGAGTTCTTGTTACCAACCCATCTAACCCACTTGGCACAATGTTGACCAGAAGAGAACTTAACCTACTCGTTGACTTCATTACTTCCAAAAACATTCATCTCATAAGCGACGAGATCTATTCAGGTACAGTTTTTGGGTTTGAACAGTTCGTTAGTGTCATGGATGTCttaaaagacaagaaactcGAGAACAGCGAAGTCTCCAAACGAGTTCATGTCGTTTACAGTCTTTCCAAAGATCTAGGCTTACCCGGTTTTCGCGTTGGAGCAATATACTCCAACGACGAAATGGTTGTTTCGGCTGCGACAAAAATGTCGAGTTTCGGCCTCGTTTCTTCCCAAACACAGTACCTTCTCTCCGCATTGCTTTCCGACAAGAAGTTCACAGGAACATACCTCAACGAGAACCAGAAAAGACTCAAGATTCGTCAAAACCAACTCGTGTCCGGTCTTGAGGCTGCAGGGGTTACTTGTCTTAAAAGCAACGCTGGTTTGTTTTGTTGGGTTGACATGAGACATCTCTTGGACACAAACACATTCGAAGCAGAGCTTGAGCTATGGAAAAAGATTGTATACGAAGTGAAACTGAATATTTCACCCGGTTCCTCGTGTCATTGTACTGAACCGggttggtttagggtttgtttcGCTAACATGAGTGAAGAGACACTCGATTTGGCGATGCAAAGGCTCAAAGAATACGTAGAGTCAACAGATAGTAGGAGATTGATATCAAAAAGCAGCTATGAGAGGATCAAGAGTTTGAGAAAGAGAACTGTCTCTAACTGGGTTTTCCGGGTGTCATGGACCGACCGTGTACCTGATGAACGATGA
- the LOC106407458 gene encoding pentatricopeptide repeat-containing protein At3g49740-like has protein sequence MRKALCLTESLSSVSETSTTLLNLNRRLTALTRSGSNTNALNLFADIHRSTTPKPDQYTLSSAITAASHLRDAATVLGAQLHSYAIRSGLFRHSHVSNTLLSLYARSGNLPSLKKSFLEIEEPDVYSWTTLLSASFKLGEIDYAFEVFDEMPERDDAAVWNAMITGCKESGYHGTSIELFREMHELGVGHDKFGFATVLSVCCLRFGKQVHSLVVKAGFLVASSVVNAVITMYFNGRVFCDACLVFEEAGGVRDQVTFNVVIDGLACLKRGESLLLFREMLEAGLRPTDLTFVSVMSSCSCAGMGHQVHGLAVKTGYEDYTLVSNSTMSMYSSFEDLVAARKVFEWLEEKDLVTWNTMISGYNQARLGESAMLVYKGMHRVGVKPDEFTFGSLLASSLDLYALEMVQACVIKCGLSSKMEVSNALISAYSKHGEIAKADLIFEGALKKNLVSWNAIISGCYQNGFPFEGLKRFSSLLETEVVILPDAYTLSTLLSICVNISSLILGKQAHGYVIRHGLFKETLIGNALVNMYSQCGTVDKSLQVFNQMSEKDVVSWNSLISAYARHGEGGSAVMNYRTMREDGKVDPDAATFTAVLSACSHSGMVKEGLEIFDSIVKPSVDHFSCLVDLLGRAGYLDEAERLVKMSGCGVDALWGLFSACAAHGDLKLGKMVARLIMEQEKDDPSSVYVQLSNIYAGAGLWKEAEETREAMNMIGAMKQRGCSWMRL, from the coding sequence ATGAGAAAAGCTCTGTGTCTTACAGAGAGCTTGTCATCAGTATCCGAAACCTCAACAACCTTGCTCAATCTCAACCGCCGACTAACCGCCCTCACTCGCTCCGGCTCCAACACAAACGCTCTCAACCTCTTCGCCGATATCCACCGTTCCACAACTCCTAAACCCGATCAGTACACCCTCTCCTCCGCCATCACCGCCGCTTCCCACCTCCGCGACGCCGCCACCGTCCTCGGCGCGCAATTACACTCCTACGCCATCCGCTCGGGTCTGTTCCGTCACTCTCACGTCTCCAACACGCTCCTCTCGCTCTACGCGAGATCCGGGAACTTACCCTCGCTAAAGAAGAGCTTCCTAGAGATCGAAGAGCCTGACGTTTACTCTTGGACGACGCTTCTGAGCGCAAGCTTCAAGCTCGGCGAAATCGACTATGCCTTCGaggtgttcgacgaaatgcctGAGAGAGACGACGCTGCGGTTTGGAACGCGATGATTACTGGCTGCAAGGAGAGTGGTTACCACGGGACGAGCATCGAGCTCTTTCGAGAGATGCACGAGCTCGGTGTTGGGCACGATAAGTTCGGATTCGCTACTGTTTTGAGCGTGTGTTGTTTGCGTTTCGGTAAGCAGGTGCATTCTCTGGTCGTAAAGGCTGGATTTTTAGTTGCTTCTTCTGTTGTGAATGCCGTTATAACTATGTATTTCAATGGCCGAGTGTTTTGTGATGCTTGTTTGGTGTTTGAAGAAGCTGGTGGTGTTCGTGATCAGGTTACTTTTAATGTTGTTATTGATGGTTTGGCGTGTTTGAAAAGAGGAGAGTCTTTGTTGCTTTTTAGAGAAATGTTGGAAGCTGGTCTTAGACCGACTGATTTGACTTTTGTGAGTGTTATGAGTTCGTGCTCGTGTGCGGGTATGGGACACCAAGTGCATGGGCTAGCCGTCAAGACAGGGTATGAAGATTATACTCTGGTAAGCAATTCGACGATGTCAATGTACTCTTCTTTTGAGGATCTTGTGGCGGCGAGAAAGGTCTTCGAGTGGTTGGAAGAGAAAGATTTGGTTACTTGGAACACAATGATCTCAGGGTATAACCAAGCGAGATTGGGTGAGTCTGCGATGTTGGTGTACAAGGGGATGCATAGAGTAGGGGTTAAACCGGATGAGTTTACTTTCGGAAGTCTTTTAGCAAGCTCTCTAGATTTATATGCTTTGGAGATGGTTCAAGCGTGTGTGATCAAATGTGGTCTAAGTTCAAAGATGGAAGTCTCCAACGCGTTGATCTCTGCCTACTCTAAGCACGGAGAGATAGCAAAAGCGGATCTAATATTCGAAGGAGCTTTAAAGAAGAATCTAGTCTCATGGAACGCCATAATCTCAGGGTGTTACCAGAACGGGTTTCCCTTTGAAGGTTTGAAAAGATTCTCTAGCTTGCTTGAAACAGAGGTCGTAATCTTACCTGATGCGTATACTCTCAGCACTCTCTTGAGCATTTGTGTAAACATTTCGTCCTTGATTCTCGGGAAGCAGGCTCACGGTTACGTCATCAGACACGGACTATTCAAGGAGACGTTGATAGGCAACGCCCTTGTAAACATGTACTCTCAATGCGGGACTGTAGACAAGTCACTTCAAGTGTTCAACCAGATGTCTGAAAAGGACGTTGTGTCATGGAACTCTCTGATCTCTGCGTACGCGAGGCACGGGGAAGGAGGGAGCGCGGTTATGAACTACAGGACGATGCGAGAGGATGGAAAAGTGGATCCCGATGCAGCCACGTTCACAGCGGTTCTCTCTGCTTGTAGCCACTCTGGTATGGTCAAAGAGGGGCTTGAGATCTTTGACTCGATTGTGAAACCGAGCGTGGATCATTTTTCGTGCTTGGTGGACCTTCTCGGTCGAGCGGGTTACCTGGATGAAGCGGAAAGGTTGGTGAAGATGAGCGGGTGTGGGGTAGATGCGTTGTGGGGTTTGTTTAGTGCTTGTGCTGCTCATGGAGATTTGAAGCTGGGGAAGATGGTTGCTAGGTTGATAATGGAACAAGAGAAGGATGATCCTTCCTCGGTTTATGTTCAGCTGTCGAATATTTACGCAGGGGCGGGTTTGTGGAAAGAAGCTGAAGAGACTAGAGAAGCCATGAATATGATTGGAGCTATGAAGCAACGAGGTTGCAGCTGGATGAGATTGTGA